One genomic window of Caballeronia sp. SBC1 includes the following:
- a CDS encoding efflux transporter outer membrane subunit — translation MPMSPFALARKTLVVCLGVALSACSTLPAYQKPDVSVPAHYAGAAGWALATPADTQPRGPWWTVFGDPQLNELENRIDVSNQTVKKTVAQLQQARAFVDYQRAGFFPTVTAGASESRFRTSQNVQGHSLAGKTIPDYSTGLSASWEPDLFGRVKDATVNAQAKAAASEADLEAVRLSMTSDLAVDYFDLRSLDTQKKLLDDTVNAYADALRILNQQLKNGAIDASAVALAATQLESTRTQDTDIDVQRAQLQHAIATLVGEPASTFSIAAKQQSFVVPSIPPSLPSQLLERRPDIAAAERRVFAANAQIGEAHAAFFPDLALSASAGLESTFFAPWLTAPSLFWSIGPQLVGTLFDGGRRDATLKSANSQYDASVADYRQTVLVAFQQVEDNLSALQSLQSEAASQQRATSAAALALKLTTNRFQAGAVSYLDVVTAQTIALTNQRTADQIDARRLDASVLLLKALGGGWQGLTPAQTSG, via the coding sequence ATGCCCATGTCACCCTTCGCACTCGCCCGCAAGACGTTGGTCGTCTGCCTGGGCGTTGCACTCAGCGCTTGCTCCACCTTGCCTGCCTATCAGAAGCCGGATGTCTCCGTACCGGCGCACTATGCCGGCGCCGCAGGTTGGGCGCTCGCCACGCCTGCCGATACCCAGCCGCGCGGTCCATGGTGGACCGTCTTCGGCGACCCGCAGTTGAACGAGCTCGAAAACCGTATTGATGTGTCCAACCAGACCGTGAAGAAAACAGTCGCGCAATTGCAGCAGGCACGTGCGTTCGTCGACTATCAGCGCGCCGGCTTCTTCCCGACCGTGACCGCGGGCGCGTCCGAGAGCCGGTTCCGTACATCGCAGAACGTGCAGGGCCATTCGCTTGCGGGCAAGACCATACCCGACTATTCGACCGGCTTGAGCGCTTCGTGGGAGCCCGACCTGTTTGGCCGCGTGAAAGACGCAACCGTCAACGCGCAAGCGAAGGCGGCTGCAAGCGAGGCCGATCTTGAAGCGGTGCGCCTCTCTATGACCAGCGATCTGGCCGTCGATTACTTCGACCTGCGTTCACTCGATACCCAGAAGAAACTCCTGGACGACACCGTGAACGCCTATGCCGACGCGTTGCGAATCCTGAACCAGCAACTGAAGAATGGCGCAATCGACGCATCGGCGGTCGCGCTTGCCGCGACCCAACTGGAAAGTACGCGGACACAGGACACGGATATCGATGTCCAGCGCGCACAGCTTCAGCATGCGATTGCCACGTTGGTCGGCGAACCGGCATCGACGTTCTCCATTGCGGCCAAGCAGCAATCATTCGTTGTACCATCTATTCCACCCAGCTTGCCCTCGCAGCTTCTCGAACGCCGCCCCGATATTGCTGCTGCCGAACGCCGCGTATTCGCGGCCAATGCGCAGATAGGCGAGGCGCATGCCGCATTCTTTCCCGATCTTGCCCTCTCGGCGAGCGCCGGACTCGAAAGCACGTTTTTTGCGCCGTGGCTGACCGCCCCCAGCCTCTTCTGGTCGATTGGTCCGCAACTGGTGGGCACGTTGTTCGATGGCGGCCGGCGCGACGCGACACTGAAGAGCGCCAACTCACAGTACGACGCCTCGGTCGCTGATTACCGCCAGACCGTGCTCGTGGCGTTTCAGCAGGTTGAGGACAATCTGTCGGCATTACAGTCGCTTCAGAGCGAAGCCGCAAGCCAGCAACGCGCAACGTCCGCTGCCGCGCTTGCATTGAAACTGACGACCAACCGGTTTCAGGCGGGCGCCGTGAGCTATCTCGACGTAGTGACCGCGCAAACTATCGCGTTGACGAATCAGCGCACCGCCGACCAGATCGACGCACGCAGGCTGGATGCAAGCGTGTTGTTATTGAAGGCGCTTGGCGGCGGTTGGCAAGGGCTTACCCCCGCGCAAACGTCGGGATGA
- a CDS encoding MgtC/SapB family protein, with product MIYEYILPLIAALSCGIGIGLERQMRQRTAGLRTITLVTSGACLFVILGTLTGNGTATVTQMAAYVVSGVGFLGGGVIMREQGAIQGINTAATLWCSAAVGVLCGASHYGPAIAGTLVILFTNTVLREIGRAINTAPVASADLVSKYVLTVVCRAEDEVNIRALITNSMVSAPLSFQGLSSTDVDDDSGRVEVVATLETHPKYQSKVEAVASRLSMDKGVSSVSWAALDTVPVPD from the coding sequence ATGATCTACGAGTACATTCTTCCCCTGATAGCAGCTTTGTCGTGCGGCATCGGCATCGGTCTGGAGAGACAGATGCGGCAGCGAACGGCTGGACTGCGCACCATCACCCTGGTGACCAGCGGCGCCTGCTTGTTTGTGATCCTTGGCACCTTGACCGGCAACGGAACCGCGACCGTGACACAAATGGCGGCGTATGTGGTGTCCGGCGTGGGCTTTCTGGGCGGCGGCGTCATCATGCGCGAGCAGGGCGCAATCCAGGGTATCAATACGGCGGCCACCTTGTGGTGCTCTGCGGCCGTTGGCGTTCTTTGCGGAGCGTCGCACTACGGGCCCGCCATCGCTGGAACCCTGGTGATTCTCTTCACCAACACCGTGCTCCGGGAGATAGGGCGCGCAATCAATACCGCGCCTGTGGCTTCCGCCGACCTCGTGAGCAAATATGTGCTGACGGTAGTCTGCCGCGCGGAGGATGAAGTGAATATCCGGGCGTTGATCACCAACTCCATGGTGTCCGCGCCGCTGTCGTTCCAGGGACTTAGCAGCACGGATGTCGACGACGATTCGGGGCGAGTGGAAGTGGTTGCAACGCTCGAAACGCATCCGAAATATCAATCAAAGGTTGAAGCCGTTGCGAGCCGGCTCAGCATGGACAAGGGTGTGTCCAGCGTGAGCTGGGCCGCGCTCGATACCGTGCCGGTGCCTGACTGA
- a CDS encoding MEKHLA domain-containing protein — MTMSLALDPNFCNLLTDSHFRVVGAPLLDPEVLQADAARWLYEDAPFCVVAHNTDADPRFVYANRAAQQCFEYTWDEMTALRSRLSAEHPNREERDGLLESVRTKGYASGYRGLRIAKSGRRFWIENVTVWNLVNREGTYCGQAATYRQWKDV; from the coding sequence ATGACGATGTCACTCGCCCTCGATCCCAACTTCTGCAATCTGCTGACGGATAGCCACTTCCGGGTGGTGGGTGCGCCGTTGCTCGATCCGGAAGTCTTGCAGGCCGATGCCGCACGATGGTTATACGAAGACGCGCCATTTTGCGTAGTCGCGCACAACACGGACGCTGACCCGCGCTTTGTTTACGCAAACCGGGCGGCGCAGCAATGTTTCGAATACACGTGGGACGAAATGACGGCACTGCGCTCCCGGTTATCCGCGGAACACCCTAACCGCGAGGAGCGCGACGGTTTGCTCGAATCGGTGCGAACCAAAGGCTATGCAAGCGGATACCGTGGCCTTCGTATAGCCAAGTCGGGAAGGCGCTTCTGGATCGAGAACGTGACGGTCTGGAACCTGGTTAATCGGGAGGGAACCTATTGCGGGCAGGCCGCGACTTATCGCCAGTGGAAGGATGTTTAA
- a CDS encoding DUF302 domain-containing protein, with translation MTSQTDATAAFPSSVVTLRSKYDFEATVSRLKAALAARGVTLFADIDQSAAAAEAGTTLRPTRLLLFGNPKAGTPVMEANPHAALELPLRAVVWEDSESTVWVDYQDVTTALELDYKVDANLIAPLKQMPTLLGGALA, from the coding sequence ATGACCTCACAAACTGACGCTACCGCTGCATTCCCGTCTTCCGTCGTTACTTTGCGAAGCAAATACGACTTTGAGGCGACCGTCTCCCGGCTCAAGGCAGCGCTGGCCGCGCGTGGTGTGACGCTCTTCGCCGATATTGACCAGAGCGCTGCCGCTGCTGAGGCCGGCACTACCTTAAGACCCACGCGGCTCCTTCTGTTCGGCAATCCGAAGGCGGGTACGCCTGTCATGGAAGCCAACCCGCATGCAGCGCTTGAGCTACCGCTGAGGGCAGTTGTGTGGGAAGACTCAGAGAGCACGGTATGGGTGGACTATCAGGACGTGACAACGGCGCTTGAGCTGGACTATAAAGTCGACGCGAACTTGATCGCTCCGCTGAAGCAGATGCCAACACTGCTAGGCGGAGCCCTGGCTTAG
- a CDS encoding glycerophosphodiester phosphodiesterase family protein: MTLAINADFAPTGLTPVRSIRIRRYACLRVAALALAIIAALPLTPALAAPLIVAHRGGTGDTPENTLQAFSTALENGADALWMTVQVTKDGVPVLYRPADLGSLTDGQGRLDEITLNDLRKLNAGYSFSRKDASGQLSYPYRANPLRIPTLREALDAVPRNVPIMLDMKQTPAAPLAEAVAQVLDNANAWSRVRLYSTDAQAIQLMKVHPQAQVFETRDATRNRLVDLSLGGTCDNPPPAGSWVGIELHRQVEVIEHFTLGTGVSKVDARWWTPAAVKCFKTNGDVKIVAFGVDSADAYAAASALGIDAVMTDSPRAMRIEKKSQ, encoded by the coding sequence ATGACACTAGCAATCAACGCTGATTTTGCGCCAACGGGATTAACACCCGTCCGGTCGATCCGAATTAGACGGTATGCATGCTTGCGCGTCGCGGCGCTTGCACTGGCAATCATCGCCGCGCTCCCGCTGACGCCTGCGCTTGCCGCGCCGCTAATCGTCGCGCATCGGGGCGGCACCGGGGACACGCCGGAGAACACGCTACAAGCGTTCAGCACCGCTCTTGAGAACGGCGCCGACGCGCTCTGGATGACTGTCCAGGTAACGAAGGATGGTGTTCCCGTGCTCTATCGTCCGGCGGACCTGGGGTCGCTTACCGACGGACAGGGCCGTCTCGACGAGATCACGCTAAATGACCTTCGCAAACTCAACGCGGGTTATTCATTCAGTCGCAAAGACGCCTCGGGACAACTCAGCTACCCGTACCGCGCCAACCCTCTGCGCATCCCCACGTTACGTGAAGCACTGGACGCGGTGCCGCGAAATGTACCGATCATGCTCGACATGAAGCAAACGCCAGCCGCGCCGCTGGCCGAAGCGGTCGCCCAGGTTCTGGACAACGCGAACGCATGGTCGCGCGTACGCCTGTATTCCACCGACGCCCAAGCAATCCAGTTGATGAAGGTGCACCCCCAGGCACAGGTGTTTGAGACACGCGATGCGACCCGCAATCGTCTGGTCGATCTTTCGCTCGGCGGGACCTGTGACAACCCGCCTCCCGCCGGAAGCTGGGTGGGAATCGAGTTGCATCGTCAAGTCGAAGTGATCGAGCACTTCACGTTGGGGACCGGGGTATCGAAGGTGGACGCACGGTGGTGGACGCCCGCTGCCGTCAAATGCTTCAAGACCAATGGAGACGTGAAGATCGTCGCGTTTGGTGTCGACTCGGCCGACGCATACGCAGCCGCTTCCGCCCTCGGGATCGACGCAGTGATGACGGACTCGCCCCGCGCCATGCGCATCGAAAAGAAATCGCAGTAG
- a CDS encoding class II aldolase/adducin family protein yields MSTLTDPPGLTLHATPVRKFWFDEVPAPATPAAERRHRLERLAGAFRLFARYGFDQGLAGHITARDPEWPDHFWVNPLGRHFARMRVSDLLLVNSAGEIVVGKGPVNQAAFAIHAAIHEARPDIVAAAHTHSLYGKAWSTLGRKLDPLTQDSCSFYEDHELFDDFQGVVLDTREGARIAEALGSSKAVILKNHGILTAGPTVEAAAWWYLALDNACHTQLLAEAAGTPQRIPHDVAALTHERVGRPGGALFSFESLYEGLVEAEPDLLD; encoded by the coding sequence ATGAGCACTCTCACCGACCCGCCCGGCCTCACCCTGCACGCCACGCCCGTCCGCAAATTCTGGTTCGATGAAGTCCCGGCTCCGGCTACGCCTGCTGCCGAACGCCGACATCGCCTGGAGCGGCTTGCCGGCGCATTTCGTCTGTTCGCCCGCTACGGTTTCGATCAAGGCCTGGCCGGACATATCACTGCACGCGATCCTGAATGGCCCGATCATTTCTGGGTCAATCCGCTTGGGCGGCACTTCGCACGCATGCGGGTTTCCGACTTGCTGCTGGTGAACAGCGCCGGCGAGATCGTAGTCGGCAAGGGCCCGGTTAATCAAGCTGCGTTTGCGATTCACGCGGCCATTCACGAAGCCCGTCCGGATATTGTTGCGGCTGCGCATACGCATTCGCTGTATGGAAAAGCGTGGTCGACCCTCGGGCGCAAGCTCGATCCACTCACTCAGGATTCTTGCTCATTCTATGAGGATCACGAACTATTCGATGATTTTCAAGGCGTGGTACTGGACACCAGGGAAGGCGCACGCATTGCCGAGGCGCTGGGTTCGAGCAAAGCCGTGATCCTGAAGAACCACGGCATCCTGACCGCGGGGCCAACCGTTGAAGCGGCCGCATGGTGGTATCTCGCGCTGGATAACGCGTGCCACACGCAACTACTCGCCGAAGCTGCCGGAACGCCTCAGCGCATTCCGCATGACGTCGCGGCGCTGACGCATGAGCGGGTCGGCCGCCCGGGAGGCGCGCTGTTTTCGTTCGAGAGTTTGTATGAAGGTCTGGTCGAAGCCGAACCCGATCTGCTTGATTGA
- a CDS encoding ABC transporter substrate-binding protein: protein MQIDGSDVFAGRRRVLRLLGAAPAVAALGSFGSQEARAANAALASVTLVLGDQAGGTRALAEAAKVLDGAPYAFKWANFQGAAPLFEAQRAGAVDLAPAGDLPVLAAAVGDPTLKIVATRVGSGSQLGILVPADSKLRRVAELKGRTVFVSSARGSISQFQLYGALAEAGLSREDVSVRFVLPVDAFTAFESGRIDIWATFDPYFGTAVQRGARVLRDGTGINSGLGFVTASGSAAADPLKRLAIADVLQRLQRAGDWAVANPDAYAHVYASLTRLPFDAAKTITARSALKQRFVAENDIVALQRVADIAFRDAILPRRIDVRAISDTQIAKA from the coding sequence ATGCAGATAGATGGTTCTGATGTTTTCGCTGGACGGCGGCGCGTATTACGCCTGCTGGGCGCCGCGCCAGCGGTCGCCGCGCTAGGTAGTTTCGGGTCGCAGGAGGCGAGGGCGGCGAATGCTGCGCTCGCCTCCGTCACGCTTGTGCTGGGCGATCAGGCGGGCGGCACGCGCGCGTTGGCCGAGGCGGCGAAGGTGCTCGACGGCGCGCCGTATGCTTTCAAGTGGGCTAATTTCCAGGGTGCTGCGCCGCTTTTTGAAGCGCAACGCGCGGGTGCCGTCGACCTGGCGCCTGCTGGAGATTTGCCGGTGCTCGCGGCGGCCGTTGGCGATCCGACACTCAAGATCGTTGCGACGCGCGTTGGCTCCGGCTCGCAGTTGGGCATTCTCGTTCCGGCGGATTCGAAGCTGCGCCGCGTGGCGGAGCTCAAGGGCCGTACGGTGTTTGTTTCGTCGGCACGTGGCAGCATTTCGCAGTTCCAGCTCTATGGCGCGCTGGCAGAAGCCGGCCTTTCGCGCGAGGACGTTTCAGTGCGGTTTGTATTGCCGGTCGACGCGTTTACTGCGTTTGAATCAGGGCGCATCGATATATGGGCGACCTTCGATCCGTACTTTGGAACAGCAGTTCAGCGGGGCGCGCGGGTGCTGCGGGATGGTACCGGGATCAATAGCGGTCTGGGCTTTGTAACGGCGTCCGGGAGCGCGGCAGCCGATCCCCTTAAACGCCTGGCCATTGCAGACGTGCTGCAGCGTTTGCAGCGCGCGGGCGATTGGGCGGTTGCCAATCCTGATGCATACGCGCATGTCTACGCGTCGCTCACCCGGCTTCCCTTCGATGCAGCCAAGACCATCACCGCGCGCTCGGCGTTGAAGCAACGCTTTGTTGCCGAGAACGATATTGTCGCGTTACAGCGGGTTGCGGATATCGCTTTCCGCGATGCGATCCTGCCAAGAAGAATCGATGTGCGCGCCATCTCGGATACGCAGATCGCCAAGGCTTGA
- a CDS encoding PadR family transcriptional regulator, translating into MRHQRNREFAHPQAGFESSDRFSMHALWHAIGRHHHRHDDDGRFPGGPGGPGGFGGRGDDGMPRGRKFTSDDLQLLLLALLAEAPRHGYELIKALEVRSNGFYSPSPGMVYPALTYLEELGYATVEVEGNRKRYALAESGRNYLATNRERVDLMLAKLSHFARKMDSVRRAFAGEAGDENADANGESNAWLPEFIQARRALKHALLMRTDAPASEQRRIAAILARATAEIEGKTGGDPA; encoded by the coding sequence ATGAGACATCAACGAAATCGCGAGTTCGCTCACCCCCAAGCTGGGTTTGAATCTTCAGACCGTTTTTCCATGCACGCACTGTGGCATGCAATCGGCCGCCACCACCACCGCCATGACGATGACGGCCGCTTCCCGGGTGGACCAGGCGGCCCGGGAGGATTCGGCGGCCGCGGTGACGACGGCATGCCGCGGGGCCGCAAGTTCACCTCCGACGACCTCCAGTTGCTCCTGCTCGCCCTTCTGGCCGAAGCACCGCGCCATGGCTACGAACTGATCAAGGCACTGGAAGTTCGCTCAAACGGCTTTTACAGCCCGAGTCCGGGCATGGTCTATCCCGCGCTGACTTACCTGGAAGAATTGGGCTACGCAACAGTCGAAGTGGAAGGCAATCGCAAGCGTTATGCCTTAGCCGAATCCGGACGCAATTACTTGGCGACTAACCGCGAGCGCGTCGATCTGATGCTCGCCAAGCTAAGCCATTTCGCCCGCAAGATGGATTCAGTGCGCCGCGCGTTTGCAGGCGAAGCAGGCGATGAAAACGCGGACGCTAACGGCGAGAGCAACGCATGGCTGCCCGAGTTCATCCAGGCACGCCGCGCCCTTAAGCACGCGCTGCTGATGCGAACCGATGCACCCGCTAGCGAGCAACGTCGCATCGCCGCCATTCTTGCGCGTGCGACTGCCGAGATCGAAGGAAAAACCGGCGGCGATCCCGCGTGA
- a CDS encoding siderophore-interacting protein: MQNSRPDLAVGRVRHQLKFRLAQVKRVQPLTPHLVRITLSGDDLHDFESASFDDHIKVFFPPPGADKPVMPTAGPNGPVFADDQPRPIARDFTPRRYDREARELDIEFALHEAGPAATWAAQAKVGQYLGIGGPRGSFTIPTGFDWHLLIGDETALPAIARRLEELPPGTRVAALIEVEDPSARIDFTTQTDLYAEWRYRSESDFPGGALLLALREMYLPTGEGYVWAAGEATIMRAVRQHLCTERGVDKTRIRAASYWKRGAEAVHESIDN; the protein is encoded by the coding sequence ATGCAAAACAGCAGACCCGATCTGGCGGTCGGCCGCGTCCGCCATCAACTTAAATTCCGCCTGGCTCAAGTCAAGCGCGTTCAACCGCTTACGCCCCACCTCGTGCGCATCACGTTAAGCGGCGACGATCTCCACGACTTTGAATCCGCGTCCTTCGACGACCACATCAAGGTCTTCTTTCCGCCACCCGGAGCCGACAAGCCGGTCATGCCTACAGCCGGCCCGAATGGCCCGGTGTTCGCGGACGACCAGCCGCGGCCAATCGCACGCGACTTCACCCCGCGCCGATACGACCGCGAAGCACGCGAACTCGATATCGAGTTCGCGTTGCATGAGGCGGGACCCGCCGCGACGTGGGCAGCGCAAGCGAAGGTAGGGCAGTATCTGGGAATCGGCGGCCCGCGCGGCTCCTTTACGATCCCCACGGGTTTCGACTGGCATCTGCTGATCGGCGACGAGACTGCACTGCCTGCCATTGCACGCCGACTGGAAGAGCTGCCGCCGGGAACTCGCGTGGCCGCGCTGATCGAAGTGGAAGATCCGTCTGCACGCATCGACTTTACGACGCAGACCGATCTGTACGCCGAATGGCGCTATCGCAGCGAATCGGACTTCCCCGGCGGTGCCTTGTTGCTGGCCTTGCGCGAAATGTATCTGCCGACCGGTGAAGGCTACGTCTGGGCCGCGGGTGAAGCCACGATCATGCGTGCCGTACGCCAGCACCTGTGCACGGAACGGGGTGTCGACAAGACCCGGATTCGCGCTGCCAGCTACTGGAAACGTGGTGCGGAAGCGGTTCACGAATCGATCGACAACTGA
- a CDS encoding MFS transporter — MYSLDASRERRLLWLLALTQFTIIMDFMVMMPLGPQIMRSFQISPAAFATAVSAYSWCSGLSGLLAATYIDRFDRRRLMLAVYALFALSNLACACATSFPMLLIARAFAGITGGVLGSVIMAIVSDVIPAARRGAATGTIMTAFSLAAVAGVPAGVLLGAQFGWFTPFILLAGLSVVIWLAGMQIVPSLTEHLSRTPPALGSVLPTLWRLVSNPRNANAFALTFIVMVSQMLVIPFISPMLVANHGVAPAQLSWLYMAGGAATFFTARLVGRLSDRYGSRRMFRLMVVLSLLPVLFITHLPSLPFIAMVLLFPVFMVIVSGRMVPMQALLTTVPEPSNRGAFLSTNSALQALGAGCGAWLGGLFLSFDTHGFIRGYGVNGLLAAALVSFAAVWVGRVKAASERAVAPLISAEPLGEA; from the coding sequence ATGTATAGTCTAGACGCGAGTCGCGAGCGGCGCCTTCTCTGGCTGCTTGCGCTTACGCAGTTCACCATCATCATGGACTTCATGGTGATGATGCCGCTCGGCCCGCAGATCATGCGGAGCTTTCAGATATCACCGGCCGCGTTCGCCACCGCTGTTTCAGCCTACTCGTGGTGTTCCGGTCTCTCGGGGCTGCTTGCCGCCACTTACATTGACCGCTTCGATCGCCGCCGCCTCATGTTGGCGGTCTATGCGCTGTTCGCGCTGTCGAACCTTGCGTGCGCCTGCGCCACCAGCTTTCCCATGCTGCTGATCGCGCGCGCTTTCGCGGGCATCACCGGCGGCGTGCTGGGATCGGTCATCATGGCGATCGTCAGCGACGTTATTCCCGCCGCCCGCCGCGGCGCCGCGACCGGTACGATCATGACGGCCTTTTCGCTTGCCGCAGTGGCGGGCGTCCCCGCCGGTGTTTTGCTGGGCGCGCAGTTCGGCTGGTTCACGCCATTCATTTTGCTGGCGGGTTTGTCGGTCGTGATCTGGCTGGCCGGAATGCAAATCGTGCCCTCGCTTACCGAACATCTGAGCCGCACGCCACCCGCGTTGGGCAGCGTGTTGCCTACGCTGTGGAGGTTGGTGTCGAACCCGCGTAACGCAAACGCATTCGCGCTTACGTTCATCGTGATGGTCTCGCAGATGCTGGTGATCCCGTTCATCTCGCCCATGCTTGTGGCTAACCACGGTGTAGCCCCCGCACAGTTGTCATGGCTCTACATGGCGGGCGGCGCCGCGACGTTCTTCACAGCGCGGCTTGTTGGCAGACTTTCTGATCGTTACGGCAGCCGCCGGATGTTCCGTCTGATGGTCGTGCTGTCCCTGTTGCCGGTGTTGTTCATCACTCACCTGCCGAGCCTGCCGTTCATCGCGATGGTGCTGCTGTTCCCGGTGTTCATGGTGATCGTGTCCGGCCGCATGGTACCTATGCAGGCGTTGCTGACGACCGTTCCCGAACCGTCTAATCGCGGCGCTTTCCTCAGCACGAACAGCGCACTGCAAGCACTCGGTGCCGGTTGCGGTGCGTGGCTCGGCGGACTGTTCCTGTCGTTCGATACGCATGGGTTTATCCGCGGTTATGGCGTCAACGGCTTGCTGGCTGCCGCGCTCGTATCTTTCGCGGCAGTTTGGGTCGGCCGCGTGAAAGCGGCCTCGGAAAGAGCTGTTGCGCCGCTCATTTCCGCAGAGCCGCTTGGGGAAGCGTAG
- a CDS encoding helix-turn-helix domain-containing GNAT family N-acetyltransferase, with translation MDYVELPDKSRDHTILELRDFSRKLVRELGFMRNTLADSDLAPSAVHAVIEIGLAPGLQARDLADTLRLDKSNTSRQLAKLESLGLVTREAASDDGRSSRLFLTPAGKKLRQKIDRFATDQVSNALRRLVPADQQTLVRSLALYADALAQDNVNKMPRAAASIDEKILEGYQPGCIGNIASLHARFYSQAAGFGVFFEKKVATELAEFAMALPSSGKALWLYVENGRSLASIAIDADHANARLAHLRWFIVDESLRGSGVGRRLLSKALDFVDREFDETYLWTFKGLDAARHLYESSGFQLTEEAEGSQWGTHVTEQKFSRRSKRTF, from the coding sequence ATGGACTATGTCGAATTGCCTGATAAATCGCGGGATCACACCATCCTCGAGCTCCGCGACTTTTCGCGAAAACTGGTACGCGAGCTTGGTTTCATGCGCAATACGCTGGCCGACAGCGACCTTGCGCCGTCGGCCGTTCACGCCGTGATTGAAATTGGCCTCGCGCCCGGGCTTCAGGCGCGCGACCTGGCCGACACTCTCCGGCTCGACAAGTCGAACACCAGCCGGCAGTTAGCCAAGCTCGAGTCATTGGGACTGGTCACGCGAGAAGCAGCAAGCGACGACGGCCGGTCGTCACGACTATTCCTGACACCCGCCGGCAAGAAGTTGCGGCAAAAGATCGACCGGTTTGCGACCGATCAAGTCTCCAATGCACTGCGGCGGCTGGTGCCCGCCGACCAGCAAACGCTGGTCCGCTCTCTAGCGCTTTACGCGGATGCTTTGGCGCAGGACAACGTCAACAAGATGCCGCGAGCGGCAGCATCGATCGATGAAAAAATCCTGGAGGGTTATCAGCCCGGATGCATTGGCAACATAGCAAGCCTGCATGCCCGCTTCTATTCGCAGGCAGCAGGCTTTGGGGTCTTCTTCGAAAAGAAAGTGGCTACTGAGCTGGCGGAATTTGCCATGGCCTTGCCGTCTTCGGGCAAGGCGCTCTGGCTCTATGTCGAAAACGGCCGGTCGCTCGCTTCAATCGCGATAGACGCAGACCATGCCAACGCCCGGCTTGCCCATTTGCGATGGTTTATTGTCGACGAGTCGTTGCGCGGCTCAGGTGTCGGGCGCCGTTTGCTCTCAAAGGCGCTGGATTTTGTCGACCGGGAGTTCGATGAAACCTATCTTTGGACCTTCAAGGGCCTTGATGCAGCGCGTCATTTGTACGAGTCATCTGGCTTTCAATTGACCGAGGAAGCTGAAGGGTCACAGTGGGGAACTCATGTGACCGAGCAGAAATTCAGTCGTCGATCGAAGCGGACGTTTTAG
- a CDS encoding DMT family transporter — MAFVKTAFAAYGSTALFVLLWSSGAIVSKLGLDHAPAFAFLVLRFALASSVLAMLGVWRGRWLPASGTRLQVAITGALLTGGYPICYLLALDRGLTPGILATLLGAQPILTLVLVERRLTAARLGGLLLALGGLSLVVFAAGNAERFPLAGVLLGSASLACMTIGAILQKRVKQQPTDVLPLQNVVGLTLAMLFVPFEPVTFVPSVDFLIPLLWLGIVISVFAQLLFYRLMQAGNLVNVTSLFYLVPVVTAIMDYLVLGNRLAPLGVAGMVSILAGLMLVFRAAPARKR, encoded by the coding sequence ATGGCTTTTGTAAAAACCGCCTTCGCCGCGTATGGTTCGACGGCACTCTTTGTCCTGCTGTGGAGCAGCGGTGCAATCGTTTCAAAACTGGGACTCGATCACGCCCCGGCCTTCGCTTTCCTCGTGCTGCGCTTTGCCCTGGCGTCGAGCGTCCTCGCGATGCTTGGTGTATGGCGCGGGCGCTGGTTGCCGGCGTCTGGAACGCGTCTGCAAGTTGCAATCACCGGCGCGTTGCTGACCGGTGGTTATCCTATTTGCTATCTGCTCGCGCTGGATCGCGGATTGACACCCGGCATTCTTGCAACGCTCCTGGGCGCGCAGCCCATTCTCACGCTTGTGCTGGTGGAGCGTCGCTTGACCGCGGCACGCTTGGGCGGCCTGTTGCTTGCGTTGGGCGGTTTGTCCCTCGTCGTGTTCGCAGCCGGCAACGCTGAGCGCTTCCCTCTAGCGGGCGTGCTTCTCGGCTCGGCCTCTCTAGCGTGCATGACAATCGGCGCCATCCTGCAAAAACGCGTGAAGCAACAACCGACCGATGTCCTGCCGCTTCAGAACGTTGTTGGCCTCACGCTCGCCATGTTGTTCGTCCCGTTCGAGCCCGTCACGTTCGTACCCAGTGTGGATTTTCTTATACCGCTGCTTTGGCTAGGCATTGTGATATCGGTATTCGCGCAGTTGCTCTTTTACCGGCTGATGCAGGCCGGTAACCTGGTCAACGTGACGAGCCTCTTTTATCTCGTGCCCGTGGTCACCGCCATCATGGATTATCTCGTGCTGGGAAACCGTCTGGCACCTCTTGGCGTGGCTGGAATGGTATCGATCCTCGCGGGCCTGATGCTGGTATTTCGCGCCGCACCCGCACGGAAACGCTAG